The Candidatus Nezhaarchaeota archaeon DNA window ATGAGCGTGGACTACAACATGGTTAAGTCGAACTGTGATAGGTTATTGAAAGCATTGAGGGGTTCTAGAGAGATTAGGGTGACGTCGCCTTTAGGCACTGACATAAAGTTCCTAGTTGAAGGCAGGGAGTTCATCGCCGACACCGGGATACTAATTGAGAGGGGCTCTTTTGGTAATTTGCCGGCTGGCGAGGTTTTCGTAGCCCCCATCGAGGGCACGGCTAATGGTGTTGTAGTGTTTGATGGTGCGATAGCAGGAGTGGGGACTCTTAAGGTTCCAGTCAAGGTCCTAATTAGAGATGGCCTTGCTGTTGAATTCGAAGGAGAGGATGAGGCTCAGAGGCTCAAGCAATTACTGAGCTCTGTGGGGATGAAGGAAGCGTTTAACGTGGCTGAGTTCGGTATAGGTACGAATCCAGGTGCCAAGATAGTTGGCAATATATTAATGGATGAGAAGGTGTATGGAACCATTCACATAGCCTTTGGCGATAACAGCACAATAGGCGGGAGGATTAAGGCTGGTATACACCTCGATGGCATAGTAACTAAACCAACAGTTTACGTAGATGACAAGATGATAATGAAGGACGGAGTGTGGCTCATTTAACATCTTATCCTCTTTTTCCCTTTATCCATCCATTCATTAAGGGTCGCGCGAAAGTCTCTTCTACTTCAATATCTTAATTGAATGATTTCTTTGGTCCATTTCAGTTAACTTATTTGGAGGTTCATTGAGGTTCACCTTGGAGATTAATAAGAGCTTGATATAGGCTCTCGCTAAATCATTTGGCCTCTACAGTCAATAAATGGTGCTTGTTAACCCAACTGAAAGGTTGTTTGACGACCCTATCATGATCTTCATGAGCATTAGACATCTCCTTTCAAACTTAAGTTTTGCTCATCTCCAACATCTCAATAACCATAGGGCTCACATCTTTAAGTGCATTAAAAAGATTATCGCTGGGTCAGCAATGTAAAAACGCAGTGGTTGATTGTGAGGTTACTGTTTAAAGTTGATGGCGTGAAGGACTACAACCTTGAGTTAACGCTTAAGCCTTCATTCGTCTCGTCACTGTACCTCAGAGAAGGTAAGTCTTGGATTAAGCGTGTAGGTCTCTATGCCGAATCACTATCTCTCAAGCAGGAAGGCGACGTCCTTGAAGTACTTATAGAGTGCGGTGTAAGTAGTAGTAATGAGGTGCGCGAGACTGTTCTTTTTGAGTCGGGATTATGGGATGAGAAACCATCATCCCGAGTATCTAAGCTAAGTGGCGTAATAAAAGAAGAGGTTAAAGCCTTAT harbors:
- a CDS encoding aminopeptidase; this encodes MRVLEELKEKLRKAAEMVVKTCLGVRAGEKFLVITDTESEVIGRAIAESGWEVGAETILVVMRPRTRHGEEPPEPIAVMWPKADVFVAPTKYSLTHTQARKRATEMGARGATMPMITLDIFIEGMSVDYNMVKSNCDRLLKALRGSREIRVTSPLGTDIKFLVEGREFIADTGILIERGSFGNLPAGEVFVAPIEGTANGVVVFDGAIAGVGTLKVPVKVLIRDGLAVEFEGEDEAQRLKQLLSSVGMKEAFNVAEFGIGTNPGAKIVGNILMDEKVYGTIHIAFGDNSTIGGRIKAGIHLDGIVTKPTVYVDDKMIMKDGVWLI